The following are encoded together in the Peromyscus leucopus breed LL Stock chromosome 1, UCI_PerLeu_2.1, whole genome shotgun sequence genome:
- the LOC114706702 gene encoding putative olfactory receptor 52P1, which yields MQYMNHSHQNPSSFLLMGIPGLESSHFWIAFPFCSMYALAVLGNVAVLLVVHSEPSLHQPMYLFLCMLSTIDLVLCTSTVPKLLALFWANAAEIAFGACAAQMFFIHGFSAVESGILLSMAFDRYLAICRPLHYGSLLSPESVSKLGAAALLRGLGLMTPLTCLLARLSYCGRVVAHSYCEHMAVVKLACGGTQPNNIYGITAATLVVGTDSICIAVSYALILRAVLGLSSKEARAKTFGTCGSHLGVILLFYTPGLFSFYTQRFGQHVPRHVHILLADLYLVVPPMLNPIIYGMKTKQIRDGAFRLLKRGPAPS from the coding sequence ATGCAGTACATGAACCACAGCCATCAGAACCCGAGCTCCTTTCTACTTATGGGAATTCCTGGCCTGGAGTCGTCCCACTTTTGGATTGCATTTCCTTTCTGCTCCATGTATGCCCTGGCAGTGCTTGGCAACGTGGCAGTTCTGCTGGTGGTGCACTCTGAGCCTTCGCTGCACCAGCCCATGTACCTGTTCCTATGCATGCTGTCCACCATTGACCTGGTGCTCTGCACCTCCACCGTGCCCAAACTCCTCGCACTCTTTTGGGCGAATGCTGCTGAGATTGCCTTTGGGGCCTGTGCTGCCCAGATGTTCTTTATCCATGGCTTCTCCGCCGTAGAATCCGGTATCCTGCTGTCCATGGCCTTTGACCGCTACTTGGCCATCTGTCGGCCACTGCACTATGGGTCATTGCTGTCCCCGGAGTCAGTGAGCAAGTTaggggctgctgctctgcttcgtGGCTTGGGGCTCATGACCCCACTTACTTGCCTGCTGGCGAGGCTGAGCTACTGTGGCcgagtggtggcacactcctacTGTGAGCACATGGCTGTGGTGAAGCTGGCTTGTGGGGGCACACAACCAAACAATATATATGGTATCACAGCAGCCACACTAGTCGTAGGAACGGACTCCATTTGTATTGCCGTATCCTATGCACTCATCCTCCGGGCTGTGTTGGGCCTCTCCTCCAAAGAGGCCAGGGCTAAGACCTTTGGCACTTGTGGCTCCCACCTGGGCGTTATCCTTCTCTTCTACACACCTGGGCTCTTCTCATTCTATACACAGCGCTTTGGCCAGCATGTACCCAGGCATGTCCACATCCTCCTGGCTGACCTCTACCTGGTTGTGCCACCCATGCTCAACCCCATCATCTATGGGATGAAAACCAAGCAGATCAGAGATGGAGCATTCCGACTACTGAAGAGGGGTCCCGCTCCATCATAA
- the LOC114706581 gene encoding olfactory receptor 51G2-like codes for MSCNSSTPGHSTFLLTGFPGLEASHHWVSIPINLICVVSILGNSIILFLIRTDPALHEPMYIFLSMLAASDLGLCASTFPTMVRLFWLGIRELPFDLCAGQMFFIHAFTYVESGVLLAMAFDRFIAIRDPLHYATILPHSAVAKVGAAVLVRAILLNLPGPILLRRLLFPQISVLSHCYCLHCDLVGLACSDTQINSLVGLVSILLSLGLDSSLIMLSYALILRTVLSIASPGERLKALNTCVSHLCIVLIFYLPKLGLSVLHRVEKHSYPALAVLMANLHFLVPPFMNPVVYCIKSKQIRQGFLKRFQQKRVDVS; via the coding sequence ATGTCCTGCAACTCCAGCACTCCTGGCCACTCCACCTTCCTCCTCACTGGCTTTCCAGGCCTGGAAGCCTCCCACCACTGGGTTTCCATTCCTATCAACCTCATTTGTGTGGTTTCCATCCTGGGCAACAGCATCATCCTGTTCCTGATCCGCACAGATCCAGCCTTACATGAACCCATGTACATCTTCCTGTCCATGCTAGCGGCCTCTGATCTGGGCCTCTGTGCCTCCACCTTCCCTACCATGGTGCGGCTCTTCTGGCTGGGTATTCGGGAGCTGCCTTTTGATCTCTGTGCAGGACAGATGTTTTTCATCCACGCCTTCACCTATGTGGAATCTGGTGTGCTACTGGCCATGGCCTTTGACCGCTTCATTGCCATCCGGGATCCTCTGCACTATGCCACAATCCTTCCCCACTCGGCAGTGGCCAAGGTCGGGGCTGCTGTTCTGGTAAGGGCCATCCTACTTAACCTCCCTGGACCCATCCTTCTGCGCCGTCTGCTCTTTCCCCAGATCAGTGTCCTCTCCCATTGCTACTGCCTGCACTGTGACCTCGTGGGACTGGCTTGCTCAGACACCCAGATCAACAGCTTGGTTGGCCTGGTCTCTATCCTCCTCTCACTGGGCCTTGACTCCTCCCTCATCATGCTTTCCTATGCTCTGATCCTACGGACTGTGCTGAGCATTGCATCACCTGGAGAACGGCTCAAGGCACTCAACACGTGTGTCTCACACCTCTGCATTGTTCTCATCTTTTATTTGCCCAAGTTGGGGCTGTCTGTTCTGCACCGAGTGGAGAAACACAGCTACCCAGCTCTGGCAGTGCTGATGGCCAATCTGCACTTCCTGGTGCCACCCTTCATGAACCCTGTCGTCTATTGCATCAAGTCGAAGCAAATCCGTCAGGGCTTCTTAAAGCGCTTCCAGCAGAAGCGGGTAGATGTTTCCTAG
- the LOC114706716 gene encoding olfactory receptor 52K1-like, whose translation MLANNITSTHPVAFLLMGIPGLEHLHIWISIPFCSAYTLAMLGNCTLLFIIRVDAALHEPMYLFLAMLAAIDLVLSSSTLPKMLALFWFRDREINFHACLVQMFFLHSFAIMESAMLLAMAFDRYVAICKPLHYTTILTKPLIIKIGLAAVTRAVTLMTPLPFLLRRFHYCRGTVIAHCYCEHMAVVRLACGDTRFNNIYGIAVAMFIVVLDLLFVILSYVFILRAVLQLASQEARYKAFGTCVSHIGAILAFYTPVVISSVLHRVARRAAPHVHILFANFYLLFPPMVNPIIYGVKTKQIRERVLGLFLRKDVKGG comes from the coding sequence ATGTTGGCTAACAATATCACCTCAACTCATCCAGTGGCCTTCTTGTTGATGGGGATTCCAGGCCTAGAGCACTTACATATTTGGATCTCCATCCCCTTCTGCTCAGCCTATACCTTGGCTATGCTTGGTAACTGCACCCTTCTTTTCATCATTCGGGTTGATGCAGCCCTCCATGAGCCCATGTATCTCTTTCTGGCCATGTTGGCAGCAATAGATCTGGTCCTTTCCTCTTCAACACTGCCCAAAATGCTTGCCCTATTCTGGTTCAGGGATCGAGAGATCAATTTCCATGCCTGCCTGGTTCAAATGttctttctccattcctttgCTATCATGGAGTCAGCAATGTTGCTGGCCATGGCCTTTGACcgttatgtggccatctgcaaaccCCTGCACTACACCACAATTCTGACCAAACCCCTCATCATCAAGATTGGCCTGGCTGCTGTCACTCGGGCTGTGACATTAATGACTCCACTCCCCTTTCTGCTCAGACGCTTCCACTACTGTCGAGGGACAGTGATTGCTCACTGCTACTGTGAACACATGGCTGTGGTAAGACTGGCATGTGGGGACACACGATTCAACAACATCTATGGCATTGCTGTGGCCATGTTTATTGTGGTGCTGGACCTGCTCTTTGTTATCTTGTCTTATGTCTTCATCCTTCGTGCTGTTCTCCAGCTTGCCTCTCAGGAGGCCCGCTACAAGGCCTTTGGGACATGTGTGTCTCATATAGGTGCCATCTTAGCCTTCTACACACCTGTAGTCATCTCCTCAGTCTTGCATCGTGTAGCTCGTAGGGCTGCTCCTCATGTCCACATACTCTTTGCAAATTTCTATCTGCTGTTTCCACCCATGGTCAATCCTATTATCTATGGTGTCAAGACCAAGCAGATTCGAGAGCGGGTCTTAGGACTCTTCCTCAGAAAGGATGTCAAAGGAGGGTGA
- the LOC114706708 gene encoding olfactory receptor 52K1, translating to MSAINTTETHPEAFLLVGIPGLEHQHIWISIPFFFAYTLALLGNCTLLFIIWADSALHEPMYLFLAMLATIDLVLSSTTLPKMLAIFWLRNQEINFYACLIQMFFLHSFSIMESAVLLAMAFDRYVAICKPLHYTTILTKPLIIKIGLAAVTRAVTLMTPLPFLLRRFHYCRGTMIAHCYCEHMAVVRLACGDTRFNNIYGIAVAMFIVVLDLLFVILSYVFILRAVLQLASQEARYKAFGTCVSHIGAILSTYTPVVISSVMHRVARRAAPHVHILLAIFYLLFPPMINPIIYGVKTKQIRDHVLSLFRRKDV from the coding sequence ATGTCAGCCATCAATACTACTGAAACCCACCCAGAGGCCTTTCTGTTGGTAGGAATACCTGGTTTGGAgcaccagcacatctggatctccattcctttcttctttgcctATACCTTGGCCCTCCTGGGCAACTGTACCCTTCTCTTCATTATCTGGGCAGACTCAGCCCTCCATGAGCCCATGTACCTCTTTCTGGCTATGTTGGCAACCATAGATCTGGTCCTTTCTTCTACTACACTGCCCAAAATGCTTGCTATTTTTTGGCTCAGAAACCAAGAGATTAATTTCTATGCCTGTCTTATCCAGATGttctttctccattctttctcCATCATGGAGTCAGCAGTGCTGCTGGCCATGGCCTTTGACcgttatgtggccatctgcaaaccCCTGCACTACACCACAATTCTGACCAAACCCCTCATCATCAAGATTGGCCTGGCCGCTGTCACTCGGGCTGTGACATTAATGACTCCACTCCCCTTTCTGCTCAGACGCTTCCACTACTGTCGAGGGACAATGATTGCTCACTGCTACTGTGAACACATGGCTGTGGTAAGACTGGCATGTGGGGACACACGATTCAACAACATCTATGGCATTGCTGTGGCCATGTTTATTGTGGTGCTGGACCTGCTCTTTGTTATCTTGTCTTATGTCTTCATCCTTCGTGCTGTTCTCCAGCTTGCTTCTCAGGAGGCCCGCTACAAGGCCTTTGGGACATGTGTGTCTCATATAGGTGCTATTCTGTCTACCTACACACCTGTAGTCATCTCCTCAGTCATGCATCGTGTAGCTCGTAGGGCTGCCCCTCATGTCCACATACTTCTTGcaattttctatcttctttttcCACCTATGATTAATCCCATTATCTATGGTGTCAAGACCAAGCAGATTCGTGATCATGTGCTCAGCCTATTCCGTAGAAAGGATGTGTAG